The Comamonas piscis region GGTTTGCCACGGCCCAGGAGCGCCAGACGTTTCGTGAGCTGATCAAGATCACCGGTGTGGGCCCGCGCACCGCGCTGTCCATCCTGAGCGGCATGGGCGTCGAGGACCTGGCCCAGGCCATCTCTTTGCAAGAGGCGGGGCGTTTGGTGAAGGTGCCCGGCATTGGGAAGAAGACCGCCGAGCGCCTGCTGCTGGAGCTCAAAGGCAAGCTGGGCGCCGATATGGGTGCCCGCACGGCGGCCACCAGCGATGCCCAAGTCGACATTTTGCAGGCGCTGATTGCGCTGGGTTACAGCGACAAGGATGCGGCCGCTGCCCTGAAGCTGTTACCTGCCGACATCAGCGTAACGGACGGTATCAAGCAGGCGCTGAAAGCGCTGGCAAAATAGCCCGCGCAGAGGCGGTCGGGCAGCAGCCCGGCCGGGTGAAACCATCAATACCACCTAACACGGAGTGGACGAATCCATGAAATATCCCAAGTATGCAGTGCCCGGTCTGTTGTGGACCACGGGCGTCGCGGCAGCCCTGGCTTTGGCGGGCTGCGGCGGCGGCTCTGGTTCCGACGATGACGATAACGGCGGTGCGACCCAACCCACGGCCTATATCCTGGACTCGGTCGTGCTGCCCGCATCGGCCATCAAATCGGCCGCAGTAGCGCCTGCATCCTTGGGGGCGTCGGTTCAGACCCGCTTTGTGGTGCTGCCCGAGCTGGAAGCGGAAAAGACCGTCGCCAGCGACAACGGCCCGGCACAGCAGATCGGCACGCAGCGCGCGGTGGCGGCCACCAGCACGGTGGCCCAGACCCAGTCGGCACTGCAGTGGAGCTCGCTGGCCAATGGCCAGCAAGTCGCGGCCATTAACATCCAGTCGACCGGTGCCTATGGCCTGCGCGCAGGCGTGTTGGTGGACAGCCTGCCCGATGGCGCGCAATTGCGCGTCTACAGCCAGGAGCACCCAAATGCCATCGTCGAGCGCAGCGGCGCGGAAGTGAACGCGCTGCTGGCGCAAAACCGCAAGGCGGGTGAGACTGGTGCAGCTGCCAATACTTGGTGGACGCCCGATGTAGGCGCAGGCGATACCACGGTCGAAGTGGTGCTGCCAGCCGGTACGGACGCTGATGCACTGCGTATCTCGATCCCCACGGTCTCGCACATCTACGTGAACCTGTCCTTGCCCACCGACGCCGAACTGGCAGAAACCGCCAAGGCAGACGCCGCCAAGGTCGATACCTCGGCAGCCTGCAACCTGGATGCCTCTTGCACCACCAGCTACCAGACCGAGCGCAATGCAGTTGCCCGCATGTCCTTTACGCGTTCCGATGGCGGCACCTACCTGTGCACCGGCACCTTGCTGAACAACACCAAGGGTGACTTCGCACCGTACTTCATCACCGGCAACCACTGCATCTCGACCCAGTCCTCGGCCTCGTCGATGCAGACGGCCTGGTTCTACCGCTCCAGCAGCTGCAACTCCGGCGTGCCCGGCTCCAATGCCGCGCTGCGCAATGCAGGCGCTACCCTGCTGTATGCAACCAGCTCCACCGACTCCTCGCTGCTTAAGCTCAACGAGATGCCACCCGTGGGCGTGACCCTGGCGGGCTGGGATGCACGCACTGCTGGCAAGGTGGGTGATGCGACCTATGGTTTGCACCACCCCGGTGGCAACCTGCTCAAGTACAGCGTGGGTTCGGTCGTGGGCTTCATGAACTGTACCGCTGGCAGTGGCACCTCTATCACCTGCAGCACCGGTGATTCGAACAGCGGCTTCTACAGCGTGCGCTGGAGCCAGGGCACGACCGAAGGCGGCAGCAGCGGCTCCTCGCTGTTCCGTGATGGCCGCGTCATTGGCAACCTGTACGGCGGTGGCGCCAGCTGCCAAGCGCCTAATGCATCCGACTACTACGGTCGTTTTGACAAGGTGTTCAGCGACCGCATCTGGAACTGGCTGGCCAGCTGATCGGCGCCAGACTGCATAGCGGCCTGGGTGCCGCCAGCGATCTTCTCCAAAAACCTGCCGGTAATACGGCAGGTTTTTTCGTCTGGACAGCCAGGGTTTCTGGAATATCACGTTAAATAGGTATTCGTCGATCTCGGCGATTTTATAAGTCTGGTGAATAATTTATGTTTACCGCTTTCGGTTGTAAATCAATATAGACTCATTTTTATTAATGTCAGTGATATATAAATTGGATGGATAAGTTTCTATTTGTGGGTGTGCGTTTATCCAGGGATGAGAGTCAATGCATCTTAGCGATGGTGTTGCTTGCGGTTGTTCTACTTACAGTATTTGAATGCTGTTTTGTTGAATTTTCATAAAAATAAAAAGGCAACTTGCAATTCGGCATTTTGCAGATATGGCCAACGGTATTAATCGGGAGCGAATTCACCATGAAACAGTCAAAGTATGCAATATCCAGCCTTTTGTGGATGGCGGGGGCAGCACTGGCTCAGCCCGCCACCTTTATCCTGGATTCAGTGGTATTGCCGGCATCGGCCACCAAAGCAGCCCAAGCTGCGCCGGTGCCTTTAGGTACTCTGGTGCTGCCGCATTTTGTCGTGCTGCCTGCGCTGGAAGAGGATCAAACTTTGTCCAGCGGAGATGCCTCTGGGCCAGCACTGCAAATAGGTACTGCACGCGCGGTAGCCGACACCAGCTCGGTGGAGCGAACCCGGTCAGCGCTGCAGTGGACAGCCTTGTCCAACGGCCAGCAAGTGGCGGCTATCAATATCCAGTCGACGGGCGCCTATGGCTTGCGTGCGGGCGTGCTGGTTGAGAGCCTGCCCGACGGGGGGCAATTGCGCATCTACAGCCAGGAGCGGCCCGATGCCATCGTTGAGTACAGTGGCAACAAGATCAATGCACTGCTGACGCAAAATGCGCAGGCGGGTGAGACTGGCATGGCCGCCAACACCTGGTGGACTCCGGACGTGGGCGCAGGCGATGCAACAGTTGAAGTGCTGTTGCCAGCGGGTACACCCACCGATGCATTGCGCATCTCGGTGCCTATGGTCTCGCACATCTTCCAGAATCTGCCGCTCCCAACTGATGCGGAATGGGCAGAAATGAGCGGGACAGATACCACCCAGGCGGGTCCGGCCGCCAGCTGCAACCTCGATGCCACCTGCAGCGATAACTACCAGACCGAGCGCAATGCGGTGGCCCGTATGTTGTACACCCGCTCAGATGGTTTGTCCTTTCTTTGCACCGGTACCTTGCTCAACAACAGCAAAGGGGAATTCATTCCCTACTTTCTGACAGCCAACCACTGTATTTCAGAGCAATCATCGGCGTCGTCTTTGCAGACCCGCTGGTTCTACCGCTCCAACAGCTGCAACTCTGAAGTGCCAAGCCGCAACAGTGTGCGGCGCAATGGAGGTGCTACTTTGCTGTTTGCCACGGACAAGACCGACTCGGCACTGCTCCGGCTCAACGAGATGCCACCTGCAGGCGTGACCCTGGCGGGTTGGCATGCCAGTGATGTACTTCCCATCGACGCACCAGTTTATGGTCTGCACCATCCACGCGGCGACTTGCTCAAATACAGCGTGGCAAAGGTCGCGGACTATACCGACTGTCGTATGAATACCCCCACCACCTTCAACTGCAATTTTGGACAGCCAAACGGCGGGTTTTACAGCGTGCGCATGAGCGAGGGTACGACCGAGGGGGGCAGCAGTGGCTCGGCGCTGTTCCGAGATGGCCGTGTAGTGGGCACGCTTTATGGCGGGAGCCATAGCTGCACGGTGACGGACGGCAATACCACTTACGGCCGCTTTGACCGGTTTTTTGCGGAAGGCGCCTCTCGCTGGCTGGCACCGCCAACAGAGCCGATGAGGCCTTGACGGTGGAGATAGTGCCGCGACCCAACTGAAGCCTGCTCTAAGGGTTAGGCCACTGACAACCTGCCTCTTCATCGGCAGGTTTTTTTCATATTGTCACGGCGTTCAAGAATGTATGTCCGTGGTGCCATCGATAAACCATGCGCTCCGCCGTCTGGCTCTGAACTATCAATGGTTATGCAAATTTCTGCAGAGCAAGCATCACTCAAATATATGGCTTTCATGTGCGTTGGATTCCAATGATGAAATAAAAAATCAAATCGATGGATAGGTTTCTTTTTGTGATCTGGTGCTTTCGTTGAATAGGCGTAGCGATGGGTTGTTGGGGTTACGCGTTGATGTTTGAATTACGCTTGTGGTCATTGATATTGGTTGCTGCTGGGAGAATAAAAAAGCAAACCGCAATTCGGCTGTTTGCAGTATTTGGATAGTATTTGATTTGGGAGTGACTCAGCATGAAATACGCAAAATATGCAGTGCTCGGCCTGCTATGGATGGCGGGTGCCGCAGTAGCCCAGCCCTCAACCCTTAGTTTGGATTCTGTCGTGTTGCCCGCATCGGCTGTCAAGGCGCAAGCCCTTGCACCTCTACCTCTTGACGTGCCGGTGCAGACGCATTTTGTGCAGCTCCCTGAACTGGCGCTTGAAAAAGCCTTGACCAGTGATGAATCGGCTGGACCGGCGCAGAAAATTGGACTGTCACGCGCAGTGGCCGCTACCCGTACGGTGGCGCAAACCCAGTCGGCGCTGCAGTGGACGGACTTGCCCACGGGTGGGCAGGCGGCGGCCATCAATATCCAGTCCCCGGGCGCTTACGGCTTGCGCGCGGGTGTACTGGTCGAGAGCCTGCCCGATGGTGCGCAGCTGCGTATCTACAGCCAGGAGCGTCCCGATGCCATCGTGGAGCGCAGTGGCGCCGAGATCAATGCGCTACTCGCTCAGAATGAAAGCGCGGGGGAGATCGCTGCGGCTGCCCGCACCTGGTGGACGCCCGATGTGGGCGCCGGTGATGCCACGCTGGAAGTGGTGCTGCCAGCCGGTACCGCGGTAGATGCATTGCGCATCTCGATCCCCATGGTTTCGCACATTTACCAGAACCTCTCCTTGCCTACCGACAAGGAGCTGGCAGAAGCGTTCAGGGCCGAGGCCACTATGGCCGATGACCCGGCGAGCTGCATTACGGATGCCTCCTGTACCGACCATTACCGCAGCACGCGCGATGCGGTAGCCCGCATGATGTACACGCGCTCGAACGGCGAGTCCTATCTGTGTACTGGTACGCTGGTGAACAACACCAAGGATGCATTCACACCCTATTTTCTGACGGCCCATCACTGCCTATTTCTCCAGTCAGCAGCATCGACGTTGCAGACAACCTGGTTCTACCGATCCAGCCGTTGTGATTCCAATATCCCGGGAGCGAATACTGCAATACGCAGTGCCGGTGCGACGCTGCTCTATGCCGACAAGACGACCGATACGTCACTGCTCAAGCTCAACGAGATGCCGCCAGCGGGTGTTACCTTTGCCGGCTGGGATGCGAGCACGCCGGGCCAAACGGCTGATGCGGTCTACGGCCTGCATCACCCCGCCGGCAGCTTGCTCAAGCTCAGCACGGGCGAGGTATCGGGTTATGGCAGTTGCTATTCCGATGGCGGCGTGATTGTTGAATGTGGAGAGGGCGATTCGGAGGGCGATTTCTACAGCGTGCGATGGAGCCAGGGCATCACCATGGCCGGTAGCGGTGGATCCGCCTTGTTTCGAAACCACCGCCTGATCGGGACGCTGTGGGGCGGCGCATCAACCTGCGAGGCGCCCGTGTTTACCCAATACTACGGTCGATTTGACAAGGTATTTAATGCCAGCCTCTGGCACTGGCTGGCCAATAACGACTGACATGCGCTGGCCTATCGCCACAACCCTCGTCCATCTCCTTGAAAACCTGTCCATTGGGGGCAGGTTTTTTTTCGTCATCGACGCGAAAAAGAGCGGCATGCCAATTGGAGCATGGATCTAGAGCCTGCCAAGTTTAGTCGTGCGGGGAAAGTGGCAGCCAAATCCCTGAGTGGCATAGTCAGACCTCGAAATCTGTTGTTTTTAAAATGGAGTGGGTGAATTTTTGAATAAGTTTGGGCGTGGGGTGGGGATTGATCTATTTAAAAATATAAAACTACAAACATTAAATATCATTAATGGATGAGTTTCTTTTTGTGGGTTTATTTTCTCTTCGGTGTGTGGGAGGTTGCGGGCTTCTCGATGCTTACCTCGAGATATGGAATTTACTATTATATTCGTCCGTATTGGAGCTTCCTCGGAGAATGAAAAAGCAAACTGCAATTCGGCAGTTTGCTGTATCTAAATCGCATTTGATTCGGGAGTGACTTAGCATGAAATACGCAAAATATGCAGTGCCCAGTCTGTTATGGGGTGCGGGCGTAGCAGCGGTCCTGGCGTTGTCAGGCTGCGGAGGCGGCGATGACGACGGGCGGGATAAGCCGGTCATTGATATCAAGGACCCCGTGGTATTGCCGGCCTCGGCGGTCAAGGCGACCCCTCCTGCGCCGCAGCCTCTGGGGATTCCGCTGCAGACCCATTTTGTGGTCTTGCCCGAGCCAGACTTGGAGAAGACCCTGGCCAGCGAGACTGCCATGGGCACGGCGCAGCAGATTGGGACCGGCCGCGCCGTGGCGGCCACCAGCACTGTGGCGCAAACCCAGTCGGCCTTGCAGTGGACGGCGCTGCCCTCGGGCGAGAAGGCCGCTGCGATCAATATCCAGTCGATCGGTGCCTATGGATTGCGTGCCGGCGTCCTGGTCGAGCGTTTGCCCGATGGGGCGCGGCTGCGCATCTACAGCCAGGAAAAGCCCCAAGCCATCATGGAGCGCAGTGCTGCTGAAGTGAACGCACTTCTGGCGGAGAACCGCAGGGCGGATGGGACAGGCGCAAGCGCCAACACCTGGTGGACACCGGATGTCGGCGCCGGTGATGCCACCCTGGAGGTGGTGTTGCCTGCCGGCATGGATGCGGAGGCATTGCGCATCTCGGTCCCGATGGTCTCGCACCTCTACCGCAGCCTGTCCCTGCCCACTGAGGCCGAGTTGGCCGATGCGATCCGCATGGATGCGATGCAGGCTGCGGCAAGCAAGGCCGGAAACGCGGCAAGCTGCAACCTGGATGCTTCTTGCACCAGCAACTACCGCACTGCGCGCGATGCGGTCGCCCGCATGATGTTCACCCGCCCGGACGGCAGCTCCCATCTGTGTACCGGTACCCTGCTCAACAACAACAAGGATGACTTCACGCCGTACTTCCTGACGGCCGACCACTGCATCTCGACCCAGGAGGTGGCATCGACCTTGGTGACCACCTGGTTCTACCGGGCACGCAGCTGCAACGCGACGGTTCCGGCGCTGAATTCCATGGTGCGCAGTGATGGCGCAATGCTGCTGCATGCCAGCACCACGACCGATTCGGCATTGCTGGAACTCAAACAGTTGCCGCCGGCTGGGGTGACCTTTGCGGGATGGGATGCGCGCGCCCCAGGTCAAGTGGGGGATGCCGTCTATGGCCTGCACCATCCCCAGGGTGACTTGCTCAAGTACAGCGTGGGCAGCGTGACGGGCTATAGCAATTGCGGCTCCAGCGGCAGCAATGCGCCCGGCTGCAACACTGGGGGTGCGTCCAATACCGCCTACTACCACGTGCGCTTTGGGCAGGGCACCGCAGAGGGTGGCAGCAGCGGTTCTGGGCTGTTTCGCAATGATCGCTTGATTGCCACGCTCAGGGGCGGCCGAGGCATCTGCCTGGCGTCGACTATTTATACCTACGGTCGGTTTGACAAGGTGTTCAACGACCATATCTGGCGCTGGTTGGCTGGCCACGATTGAGGTGCGCGATGCCGGCTGGGCGACCCAAGGCCTGTGCACAGGCCTTTTTTGCTTTTGGTTAACAAATATTTTGTTTTTGTACTAGTTCATAGACTTGTTTGATGTGACTGACTGCTCTAGATTGGCTTTCTTCGATCGGTAGTTTGTATTGATCGAAGCTGCTTTTCTTGTGGCAACCGCGGGGAGTCCATCATGTCTTGTCGCAATGTGTCCAGTTCGGGGTCGGCGCTTTGGGGTCACTGGCTGCGGCTGGTGTCGGTGCTGGTGGTTGCAGGGGGATGCGGCTTGGTACATGCCGCTTGGCAAGTGGAGGCGCGCAGAATGCCGGCCAGCCCAAGCGCGCTGAGCGCCAAGGATGCGCTGACACTCTCGAGCAGCGCTGTCGTTCCCATCGCACTGCCGCCCTGGGAGAACAGCAAGGAAGCCCTGGCCCCAGACGAGGGCGGCGTGCGCCAGATTGGCGTGGCGCGCGTGCTGGAAACCATGGCCAGCGCCGACAAGGTGGCGCAGTTGCTGCAATGGCAGACCCTGCCATCGGGCCAGCAGGTGGCCGCGCTGCAATGGCTGGCGGCCGATGCCTATGGCCTGCGTTTAGGCTTGGAGTTTGCGGCACTTCCCGCGATGGCAGTGTTCCGGGTGTACGCATCGCCCGAAGCATCCATCAGCTACGAAGTGACCGGCGCTGCGCTGCTGGAGCGCTTGGTGGTGAATGGGCAGACCGGTACGCGCACCTGGTGGACGCCCGATGTTGGCCCCACGCCGGTGCTGGAGATCTTGCTGCCTAGCGCAGTGGCCACCAGCAGCCTGCAATGGGCGATGCCCCAGCTCTCGCAGATTGTGGTGGCGCCCAGCGAGGCCGAACAGACGAAGGCGGCGGATGTGGCCGTACTGTCCGAGAAACGCCTGTCCAACGGCTGTCAGCAGGATGTGAACTGCCAAACCGCCTTGCTGGATCAGCGCGATGCCATTATCCGCATGGTGTATGTGAGCCAGGCCCGCACTTTCCAGTGCACCGGGACCTTGCTCAACAACCCCCGCGAAGACCTGACCCCCTATGTGCTGACCGCTGCGCATTGTGTACGCGACCAGGCGACCGCGTCGACCTTGCAGACCTCCTGGTTTTACTACTCGCAGTCCTGCAACAGCCTGCAGTTGTTTGCCGGCCATGCAGAGCGTTACAGCGCGGCGCGTTGGCTGGCCACCAGCATCGGCAACGACATGACCTTGCTGCAGTTGGACGAAGCACCGCCAGCGGGCGCGTTGTTTGCCGGCTGGGATGCTTCTACCCAAGCCCTAGGCGTTCCGGTGGCGGGGTTGCACCATCCTCGCGGGGATTTGATGATGCTGTCTTCGGGCAAGCTGCAGGAGGATGCCAGTTGCCATGTGGACTATGTGGGCCGCACCTTGGATTGCGAACCACAGGCCCAGCCAAGTGGCGGCTTTTACCGCGTGCTGTGGAGCCAGGGCGGCGTTGAAGGAGGCTCCAGCGGTTCCGCACTGTTTGTCAATGGCCGGGTCACCGGCACGCTGACGGGCGGCGACAACGTTTGCCCGGCCAAGGATGGTCTTGTGGTCTATGGCCGCCTGGATCAGGCACTGCCCAATTTTGCGGCCTGGCTGGGAGCGGAAGTTGCCGTGAACAGCGATCTGCACATGCCCGTCTACCGTTTCCAGGTGCTGCGCTCGGGAGGAGAGTTTTATACAGTGTCGGTGCAGGAGCGCGACACGGTGATTGCGGCGTTCCCGAATGACCTGGTCTTTGACGGCATCGCCTTCTATGCTGCGGACCGTGCGCATGACCGCCTCATGCCCGTCCACCGCTACTTCAACCCGGAGGTGCTCGCTCATTTCTATACGATCAGCGACGCCGAGCGGCAATTTGTACAGACCTACCATCCCACTTGGAACTACGACGGCATTGCCTGGTGGTCGCCTGCGCAGCCGGGCGACGGGGTGGAGCCGGTCTACCGCGCCTACCAGTATGTGCCTGGTGTGCACCACTACAGCGTGCAAACCCAGGCCAGCGAGCGGTGGCGGGCCGATGCGGGGCTGTTGTATGACGGACTGGCTTATTATGTGTGGGATGCGCCTTAGTGATGTCTGTGAACCACTCCCTGGCCATGCCCGCACTGACCCATGACCATCCATACCGATACCTTCGCCACCGCCCCTGCGCCCGTCCCCCGTCCTGACAACCGCGTCATTTCCGCGAGCCAATCCTCGCCGCAGGAGGATGTGCTGGAGCGCGCGCTGCGTCCCAAGCAGCTCGACGAGTATGTCGGCCAGGTCAAGGCACGTGAGCAGCTGGAGATCTTTATCGGTGCTGCCAAAAAGCGCGGCGAGGCGCTGGACCATGTGCTGCTGTTCGGCCCCCCGGGCCTGGGCAAGACAACGCTCTCGCACATCATTGCCTCGGAGTTGGGTGTGAACCTGCGCCAGACCAGCGGCCCGGTGCTGGAAAAACCCAAGGACCTGGCCGCGCTGCTGACCAACCTGGAGCGCAATGATGTGCTCTTTATCGACGAGATCCACCGCCTCTCGCCGGTGGTCGAAGAAATCCTGTATCCGGCGCTGGAGGACTACCAGATCGACATCATGATCGGCGAAGGACCAGCGGCGCGCTCCATCAAGCTGGATCTGCAGCCCTTTACCCTGGTGGGCGCCACCACCCGCGCCGGCATGCTGACCAACCCGCTGCGCGACCGCTTTGGCATCGTGGCGCGCCTGGAGTTCTACACCACTGAAGAGCTCACCAGGATCGTGATGCGCAGCGCAGGTCTGCTGAGCACACCCATCGATGACGAAGGCGGGTTGGAGATTGCCCGCCGCTCACGCGGCACGCCGCGCATTGCCAACCGCCTGCTGCGCCGGGTGCGCGATTATGCCGACGTCAAAGGCAATGGCCGCATCACGCAGGACATGGCATGCCGCGCGCTCGCGATGCTGGATGTGGACCCTCTGGGCTTTGACATCATGGACCGCAAGCTGCTGGAGGCGGTCGTGCACCGTTTTGATGGTGGGCCAGTGGGCCTGGACAATATTGCCGCCAGCATTGGCGAGGAGCCAGGCACGATCGAAGATGTGATCGAGCCGTATTTGATTCAACAGGGCTTTTTGCAGCGCACGCCGCGGGGCCGTATCGCGACCCAGGCGGCTTACCGCCATTTGGGGCTGGTAGGCGGCGGGCCCGGGCAAGCAGCGCTGGTCTAGGGCATTCAAGCCAAGCACTGGGGGCGTGGGTTTAGGCGACTGGCCATAGCGCCTAGCCGGGCGCCGAGCGGGGAAAGTGTAGATGGCGGCCGGTCCAAGCTGGGGCTGGCTGCCCCGCTTGCTCAGACTCAAGCGGCCTTGGCGGCGCGCTTGTTGGGGGGCGATTCGTTGCCCATTTTCTCGCAGAGGTAGTCCCAGCACTCTTGCACGATGGCGCGGCGGCTGCCATTGGCAGAACGCGTCATCAGGCAGATGCGCCGAGACAGCAGCGGGCCTTTGAGCGGCACGGTGACCCAGTCATCGCTCTGGTGCCCCTGTGTGTACAGGCGCGAGAGCAGGCCAATGCGCAGGCCGCTTTGCACCAGTGCGTACAGCGATTCGGTATAGCTCAGGGTTTCGGTGTGGCTGGTGCCCACGCCTTGCTGCTCAAGCACCGAGACAATCATCTCGTAGGTGCTGCCGCGCGAGAGCACCACCAGCGGCTCGTCGCTCAGGTCGGACCAGCGCAGATCGGTTTTTTGCGCCAGGCGGTGCTTGGCGGGGATCACGGCCATGACCTCGTCTTCGGTCACGAACTGCGTCTCTACTGACGGCGGCACGGTGAACTCCAAGCCCAGGCCGATGTCCGAGCTGCCATTGGCGACGGAGGCCAGCAGGTCGTCATTGCGCATGTCATGCAGCTGCAGGTCCACCATCGGGTGGGATTGCTGCCAGCTGGCCAGCCACGGCGCCAGCAGGTGGGTGGTGGAGGGGATGCAGCTGATGCGCACGGTATCGGCCTGGTACTTGAGTAACTGCTGCAAATCCTGCACGCCTTGCACAAAGTTGTTGATCATCCATTCGACCTGCGGTCGCACGGCTTCGCCTGCGGATGTCAGGCGGACATGGTGGGTGCTGCGGTCAAACAGCGCGGTACCCAGCAGTGTCTCCAGCTCGCGGATGGCCGAAGACAGAGCGGGCTGGCTCATGGACAGGGCCTGCGCGGCACGGCTGAAACTGCGGTGCGTAGCCACTTCCTTGAAGCAGCTCAGCTGCCGGAGGGAGGGCGTTGGCAGGGGTTTACGGGTCAGCTCGGCTTCTGGCATATAACGGTCAATACCTTTTTAGTAATCGAACAGAGGAGTCATT contains the following coding sequences:
- a CDS encoding trypsin-like serine peptidase, giving the protein MKYAKYAVPSLLWGAGVAAVLALSGCGGGDDDGRDKPVIDIKDPVVLPASAVKATPPAPQPLGIPLQTHFVVLPEPDLEKTLASETAMGTAQQIGTGRAVAATSTVAQTQSALQWTALPSGEKAAAINIQSIGAYGLRAGVLVERLPDGARLRIYSQEKPQAIMERSAAEVNALLAENRRADGTGASANTWWTPDVGAGDATLEVVLPAGMDAEALRISVPMVSHLYRSLSLPTEAELADAIRMDAMQAAASKAGNAASCNLDASCTSNYRTARDAVARMMFTRPDGSSHLCTGTLLNNNKDDFTPYFLTADHCISTQEVASTLVTTWFYRARSCNATVPALNSMVRSDGAMLLHASTTTDSALLELKQLPPAGVTFAGWDARAPGQVGDAVYGLHHPQGDLLKYSVGSVTGYSNCGSSGSNAPGCNTGGASNTAYYHVRFGQGTAEGGSSGSGLFRNDRLIATLRGGRGICLASTIYTYGRFDKVFNDHIWRWLAGHD
- a CDS encoding trypsin-like peptidase domain-containing protein; this encodes MPASPSALSAKDALTLSSSAVVPIALPPWENSKEALAPDEGGVRQIGVARVLETMASADKVAQLLQWQTLPSGQQVAALQWLAADAYGLRLGLEFAALPAMAVFRVYASPEASISYEVTGAALLERLVVNGQTGTRTWWTPDVGPTPVLEILLPSAVATSSLQWAMPQLSQIVVAPSEAEQTKAADVAVLSEKRLSNGCQQDVNCQTALLDQRDAIIRMVYVSQARTFQCTGTLLNNPREDLTPYVLTAAHCVRDQATASTLQTSWFYYSQSCNSLQLFAGHAERYSAARWLATSIGNDMTLLQLDEAPPAGALFAGWDASTQALGVPVAGLHHPRGDLMMLSSGKLQEDASCHVDYVGRTLDCEPQAQPSGGFYRVLWSQGGVEGGSSGSALFVNGRVTGTLTGGDNVCPAKDGLVVYGRLDQALPNFAAWLGAEVAVNSDLHMPVYRFQVLRSGGEFYTVSVQERDTVIAAFPNDLVFDGIAFYAADRAHDRLMPVHRYFNPEVLAHFYTISDAERQFVQTYHPTWNYDGIAWWSPAQPGDGVEPVYRAYQYVPGVHHYSVQTQASERWRADAGLLYDGLAYYVWDAP
- a CDS encoding trypsin-like serine peptidase — encoded protein: MQFGILQIWPTVLIGSEFTMKQSKYAISSLLWMAGAALAQPATFILDSVVLPASATKAAQAAPVPLGTLVLPHFVVLPALEEDQTLSSGDASGPALQIGTARAVADTSSVERTRSALQWTALSNGQQVAAINIQSTGAYGLRAGVLVESLPDGGQLRIYSQERPDAIVEYSGNKINALLTQNAQAGETGMAANTWWTPDVGAGDATVEVLLPAGTPTDALRISVPMVSHIFQNLPLPTDAEWAEMSGTDTTQAGPAASCNLDATCSDNYQTERNAVARMLYTRSDGLSFLCTGTLLNNSKGEFIPYFLTANHCISEQSSASSLQTRWFYRSNSCNSEVPSRNSVRRNGGATLLFATDKTDSALLRLNEMPPAGVTLAGWHASDVLPIDAPVYGLHHPRGDLLKYSVAKVADYTDCRMNTPTTFNCNFGQPNGGFYSVRMSEGTTEGGSSGSALFRDGRVVGTLYGGSHSCTVTDGNTTYGRFDRFFAEGASRWLAPPTEPMRP
- the ruvB gene encoding Holliday junction branch migration DNA helicase RuvB produces the protein MTIHTDTFATAPAPVPRPDNRVISASQSSPQEDVLERALRPKQLDEYVGQVKAREQLEIFIGAAKKRGEALDHVLLFGPPGLGKTTLSHIIASELGVNLRQTSGPVLEKPKDLAALLTNLERNDVLFIDEIHRLSPVVEEILYPALEDYQIDIMIGEGPAARSIKLDLQPFTLVGATTRAGMLTNPLRDRFGIVARLEFYTTEELTRIVMRSAGLLSTPIDDEGGLEIARRSRGTPRIANRLLRRVRDYADVKGNGRITQDMACRALAMLDVDPLGFDIMDRKLLEAVVHRFDGGPVGLDNIAASIGEEPGTIEDVIEPYLIQQGFLQRTPRGRIATQAAYRHLGLVGGGPGQAALV
- a CDS encoding trypsin-like peptidase domain-containing protein; amino-acid sequence: MKYPKYAVPGLLWTTGVAAALALAGCGGGSGSDDDDNGGATQPTAYILDSVVLPASAIKSAAVAPASLGASVQTRFVVLPELEAEKTVASDNGPAQQIGTQRAVAATSTVAQTQSALQWSSLANGQQVAAINIQSTGAYGLRAGVLVDSLPDGAQLRVYSQEHPNAIVERSGAEVNALLAQNRKAGETGAAANTWWTPDVGAGDTTVEVVLPAGTDADALRISIPTVSHIYVNLSLPTDAELAETAKADAAKVDTSAACNLDASCTTSYQTERNAVARMSFTRSDGGTYLCTGTLLNNTKGDFAPYFITGNHCISTQSSASSMQTAWFYRSSSCNSGVPGSNAALRNAGATLLYATSSTDSSLLKLNEMPPVGVTLAGWDARTAGKVGDATYGLHHPGGNLLKYSVGSVVGFMNCTAGSGTSITCSTGDSNSGFYSVRWSQGTTEGGSSGSSLFRDGRVIGNLYGGGASCQAPNASDYYGRFDKVFSDRIWNWLAS
- a CDS encoding LysR family transcriptional regulator, with the translated sequence MPEAELTRKPLPTPSLRQLSCFKEVATHRSFSRAAQALSMSQPALSSAIRELETLLGTALFDRSTHHVRLTSAGEAVRPQVEWMINNFVQGVQDLQQLLKYQADTVRISCIPSTTHLLAPWLASWQQSHPMVDLQLHDMRNDDLLASVANGSSDIGLGLEFTVPPSVETQFVTEDEVMAVIPAKHRLAQKTDLRWSDLSDEPLVVLSRGSTYEMIVSVLEQQGVGTSHTETLSYTESLYALVQSGLRIGLLSRLYTQGHQSDDWVTVPLKGPLLSRRICLMTRSANGSRRAIVQECWDYLCEKMGNESPPNKRAAKAA
- a CDS encoding trypsin-like serine peptidase; amino-acid sequence: MKYAKYAVLGLLWMAGAAVAQPSTLSLDSVVLPASAVKAQALAPLPLDVPVQTHFVQLPELALEKALTSDESAGPAQKIGLSRAVAATRTVAQTQSALQWTDLPTGGQAAAINIQSPGAYGLRAGVLVESLPDGAQLRIYSQERPDAIVERSGAEINALLAQNESAGEIAAAARTWWTPDVGAGDATLEVVLPAGTAVDALRISIPMVSHIYQNLSLPTDKELAEAFRAEATMADDPASCITDASCTDHYRSTRDAVARMMYTRSNGESYLCTGTLVNNTKDAFTPYFLTAHHCLFLQSAASTLQTTWFYRSSRCDSNIPGANTAIRSAGATLLYADKTTDTSLLKLNEMPPAGVTFAGWDASTPGQTADAVYGLHHPAGSLLKLSTGEVSGYGSCYSDGGVIVECGEGDSEGDFYSVRWSQGITMAGSGGSALFRNHRLIGTLWGGASTCEAPVFTQYYGRFDKVFNASLWHWLANND
- the ruvA gene encoding Holliday junction branch migration protein RuvA; protein product: MIGRLSGTLVEKNPPEVLVDCHGVGYEVQVPMSTFYNLPALGETTTLLTQFIVREDAQLLYGFATAQERQTFRELIKITGVGPRTALSILSGMGVEDLAQAISLQEAGRLVKVPGIGKKTAERLLLELKGKLGADMGARTAATSDAQVDILQALIALGYSDKDAAAALKLLPADISVTDGIKQALKALAK